A window of Acidobacteriota bacterium contains these coding sequences:
- a CDS encoding PAS domain S-box protein — MPTEPKNSPSVSSEFVARLAGVVAFVVGGLVLVGWTLDIATLKSVVSGSVSVKPNTAVGFVLIGVALLLSTLPRSPITRQPSTIFTRLARLCALLAGLIGVLTLAEYATDLSFGVDQWLFHETAETVGTSQPGRMSPEGALCFGLLAAAMWLATASRKPRWTLVVSAMLGVVVVSIALSACLSYSALNPGAYGWWSFTIMAMPAAVVFAVVGTVVVWIAWQGTCSRWSLTGKATAAFLSGVMLFLIIGLNTNRNLIRMGESNVWVSHTEQVLYTVSRIQAEIAQAQASARGYVITNDERYATSYVATAISCREGLAGLRRLTADNSDQQERTARLEAQVTEALQWWQQTIEISRTRNAAAVQRVASSEGQSLKDNVDATIAQANREERRLLRQRERESADATRLLVLVFSIGTVASLMILLTALAGLNSAVTERIRTDETLRQTSEYLENLFNYANAPIIVWDPQFMITRFNHACEAMTGRDSAEVIGKSLEILFPPALVEASMDLIRKTLTGERWETVEIPILHRDGSVRIALWNSATLVGSDGKTPIATIAQGQDITKRKNAEDTLRASEARYRSYVDVTGQLAWVTSPAGEIVEDVPSLRRFSGQTYEEAQGSGWATTIHPDDLERTLQVWNNAVTTRSNYEIEYRMRRHDGVYRHLLARGFPVFGEDGSTREWVGTCIDITERKNAEGALRESEKRLRELTESLPQLVWTCRADGPCDYLSPQWTAYTGIPEQDQLGSGWLEQLHPEDRALTIARWNAAVGAGSYFDLEFRIRRNDGVYRWFKTRALPLRDSEGRVVRWFGTNYDIDDQKRAEEQLRRSLADLRRSNQELEQFAYVASHDLQEPLRMVAAFTQLLAEKYKGQLDDKANKYIDYAVDGAVRMQRLINDLLTYSRISTKGNPPEATDSHAVLGEALRNLQAAIQESRAMVTNNDLPVVRADATQLAQLFQNLIGNAIKFRRADPPRVHVSARDVGHEWEFSVNDNGIGIDAQYADRVFVIFQRLHTRPEYPGTGIGLAVCKRIVERHGGRIWFESEPGKGSTFYFTVPQ; from the coding sequence ATGCCGACTGAACCCAAGAACTCTCCATCGGTGTCATCGGAGTTCGTGGCGCGGCTCGCGGGCGTGGTGGCGTTTGTTGTCGGCGGACTGGTGCTCGTTGGCTGGACGCTGGATATCGCCACGCTGAAAAGCGTCGTGTCCGGCTCGGTTTCGGTGAAACCGAACACTGCCGTGGGCTTTGTCCTGATTGGTGTGGCGCTACTGCTATCCACGCTCCCGCGATCACCCATCACCCGGCAACCATCCACGATCTTCACGCGCCTCGCCCGACTCTGCGCGCTGCTGGCCGGCCTGATCGGTGTGCTGACCCTGGCCGAATACGCCACTGACCTCAGCTTCGGCGTGGATCAATGGCTCTTCCACGAGACGGCCGAGACGGTGGGCACGTCGCAACCGGGCCGCATGTCACCCGAAGGGGCGCTATGCTTCGGGCTGCTGGCGGCAGCGATGTGGTTGGCCACTGCCTCCCGCAAACCACGCTGGACGCTGGTGGTGTCCGCGATGCTCGGTGTGGTGGTCGTGAGCATCGCGCTGTCGGCGTGTCTTTCGTATTCCGCGCTGAATCCCGGCGCCTATGGCTGGTGGAGCTTCACCATCATGGCGATGCCCGCTGCGGTCGTCTTCGCGGTGGTGGGGACGGTCGTCGTCTGGATCGCCTGGCAGGGTACGTGTTCGAGATGGTCACTGACGGGCAAGGCCACCGCCGCGTTCCTCTCTGGCGTGATGCTGTTCCTGATTATCGGCCTCAACACCAACCGGAATCTGATTCGGATGGGCGAATCAAACGTGTGGGTCTCGCACACGGAACAGGTGCTGTATACGGTCTCGCGCATCCAGGCCGAGATAGCCCAAGCCCAGGCCAGCGCCCGCGGCTATGTCATTACCAACGATGAACGGTACGCCACATCGTATGTTGCGACCGCCATCTCCTGCCGCGAAGGACTGGCGGGCCTGCGCCGCCTGACCGCCGACAACTCCGACCAGCAGGAGCGGACTGCCCGGCTTGAAGCACAGGTGACCGAAGCGCTCCAGTGGTGGCAGCAGACCATTGAGATCAGCCGCACGCGCAACGCCGCCGCCGTTCAACGCGTGGCATCCAGCGAGGGCCAGAGCTTGAAGGACAACGTCGACGCAACGATCGCGCAAGCGAACAGGGAAGAGCGCCGGTTGCTCCGGCAGCGCGAGCGGGAATCGGCCGACGCGACCCGGCTCTTGGTACTGGTCTTCTCCATCGGCACAGTCGCCAGCCTGATGATTCTTCTGACGGCGCTGGCGGGCCTCAACAGCGCCGTGACCGAGCGCATACGGACCGATGAGACACTGCGGCAGACCAGTGAGTACCTGGAGAACCTCTTCAACTACGCGAATGCGCCGATCATCGTCTGGGACCCGCAATTCATGATCACGCGCTTCAACCACGCCTGTGAGGCAATGACGGGAAGAGACAGCGCCGAGGTCATCGGTAAGTCGCTGGAGATTCTCTTCCCACCCGCTCTGGTGGAAGCCTCGATGGATCTCATCAGAAAGACGCTGACGGGCGAACGGTGGGAGACGGTCGAAATCCCCATCCTGCATCGCGACGGGTCAGTCCGGATCGCACTATGGAACTCTGCCACTCTGGTTGGCTCCGACGGCAAGACGCCCATCGCCACCATCGCGCAAGGCCAGGACATCACCAAACGCAAGAACGCAGAGGACACCCTGCGCGCAAGCGAGGCGCGTTATCGGTCGTACGTTGACGTGACAGGTCAACTCGCATGGGTGACCAGTCCTGCCGGAGAGATTGTGGAGGATGTGCCGTCGTTGAGGAGGTTTAGCGGTCAGACCTATGAAGAGGCCCAGGGTTCAGGCTGGGCGACGACCATTCATCCGGATGACCTTGAACGCACACTGCAGGTGTGGAACAACGCTGTGACCACAAGAAGCAACTATGAGATCGAATACCGCATGCGGAGGCATGACGGAGTCTATCGGCACCTTCTGGCCCGTGGTTTCCCTGTGTTTGGAGAAGACGGAAGTACTCGGGAATGGGTCGGTACATGTATTGACATCACCGAACGGAAGAATGCGGAGGGGGCGTTGCGCGAGAGCGAGAAGCGTCTCCGCGAATTGACGGAGTCGTTGCCTCAACTGGTCTGGACGTGCCGTGCTGACGGTCCGTGCGATTACCTCAGCCCTCAGTGGACGGCATATACCGGGATACCCGAGCAAGACCAATTGGGATCTGGCTGGCTCGAGCAGTTGCACCCGGAAGACCGCGCGCTCACGATCGCTCGCTGGAACGCCGCGGTCGGGGCTGGGTCGTATTTCGATCTCGAGTTCCGCATTCGGCGAAACGATGGCGTTTACCGGTGGTTCAAGACCCGCGCGCTGCCTCTTCGCGACAGCGAAGGACGAGTGGTCAGGTGGTTTGGCACAAACTACGACATTGACGATCAAAAGCGTGCCGAGGAGCAACTCCGGCGATCGCTGGCGGACCTGCGGCGCTCTAACCAGGAGTTGGAGCAGTTCGCCTATGTGGCTTCCCACGACTTGCAGGAGCCTCTCCGGATGGTCGCCGCCTTCACGCAGCTGTTGGCCGAAAAGTACAAGGGACAGCTCGACGACAAGGCGAATAAGTACATCGACTACGCCGTCGACGGCGCGGTGCGCATGCAGCGGCTCATCAACGACCTGCTGACCTACTCACGCATCAGCACGAAGGGGAACCCGCCGGAGGCCACCGACTCGCACGCGGTTCTCGGGGAGGCCCTGCGGAACCTGCAGGCCGCCATCCAGGAAAGCCGGGCGATGGTCACCAATAATGATCTGCCCGTCGTTCGGGCCGACGCGACCCAACTTGCGCAGCTGTTCCAGAACCTCATTGGTAATGCCATCAAGTTTCGAAGGGCGGACCCACCGCGGGTCCATGTGTCTGCCCGCGATGTGGGCCACGAATGGGAGTTCTCGGTCAACGACAATGGCATCGGCATCGACGCGCAGTACGCGGACCGGGTGTTCGTGATCTTTCAGCGTCTGCACACGCGGCCGGAGTACCCGGGCACAGGCATCGGTCTCGCCGTGTGCAAACGGATCGTGGAACGCCACGGCGGAAGGATCTGGTTCGAATCCGAGCCCGGGAAGGGCTCGACCTTCTATTTTACGGTTCCCCAATAG
- a CDS encoding response regulator: MSSLSPGRPIEILLIEDNPGDVDLTREGLAGFKVLNTLHVAADGIEAMDFLRRTGQYADVPRPDLILLDLNLPRKNGREVLAEVKSDDELRRIPIVILTTSKEEEDILRSYNLHANCYITKPIDLTQFINVVHSIEDFWLTVVKLPPNGAGQ; this comes from the coding sequence ATGTCATCATTGTCGCCAGGTAGGCCAATCGAGATTCTGTTGATCGAGGACAATCCCGGGGACGTGGATCTGACCCGTGAGGGCTTGGCGGGGTTCAAAGTCCTCAACACACTGCACGTGGCCGCAGATGGTATCGAGGCCATGGATTTCCTGCGCCGGACGGGACAATACGCAGACGTCCCGCGCCCCGACTTGATCCTGCTGGACCTGAACCTGCCCAGGAAGAACGGGCGTGAGGTCCTGGCGGAGGTCAAGTCGGACGACGAACTGCGACGCATCCCGATTGTGATCCTGACTACGTCGAAGGAGGAGGAGGACATTCTCAGAAGCTACAACCTCCACGCCAACTGCTACATTACCAAGCCGATCGATCTGACCCAGTTCATCAATGTCGTGCATTCAATCGAGGACTTCTGGCTGACCGTCGTGAAACTGCCGCCGAACGGGGCCGGGCAATGA
- a CDS encoding response regulator, with the protein MKQTLSLLLVEDNPADVDMIRDLLSEPGPTHFELEVIDRLAGAIERTQRGDINLVLLDLGLPDSNGLETFVSFHRAAPEVATIVLTGNNDQDVAVAAVAAGAQDFFVKGEVRGNLLVRAARYAVERKQAEESRKKLQAQLLQAQKMESVGRLAGGIAHDFNNLLTVINGTAALASMGLAGDDPLRLDLQEIGRAGERAAALTRQLLAFSHMQVMQPIVMNLGAAVADLRRMLQRLIGEDVDLILKPGPGMGCVRADPGQIEQVIMNLVVNARAAMPTGGSLTIETRSVDLDEAFAANHPPIQPGPHVLLAVSDTGVGMDEATRDRIFEPFFTTKPLGQGTGLGLATVRGIVTQSRGSIWVDTELGRGTRFEIYLPRIDEAPSVVRPARTRVVAGGTETILIVEDDLALRHLATRMIQAAGYTVLTASNGEEALLRMERHREPVHLMLTDMVMPGIHGSELATRLAETRPEIKVLYMSGYTDDAVARHGALGSAIHFIAKPFTAGNLTLKMREMLDG; encoded by the coding sequence ATGAAGCAGACCCTTTCGCTGCTGCTCGTCGAGGACAATCCGGCCGACGTGGATATGATTCGGGATCTGCTGTCCGAGCCCGGCCCGACTCACTTCGAGCTGGAGGTGATCGACCGGCTGGCCGGGGCGATCGAGCGAACGCAACGCGGAGACATCAACCTGGTGCTCCTGGATCTCGGACTGCCTGACTCCAATGGACTCGAGACCTTTGTCTCCTTCCACCGTGCGGCGCCCGAAGTCGCGACGATCGTGCTCACGGGCAACAACGACCAGGACGTGGCGGTCGCGGCGGTTGCGGCGGGCGCGCAGGATTTCTTCGTCAAGGGCGAGGTTCGCGGGAATCTGCTCGTGCGCGCGGCACGTTACGCGGTGGAGCGCAAACAGGCGGAAGAGTCGCGCAAGAAACTCCAGGCGCAGTTGCTCCAGGCCCAGAAAATGGAGAGTGTTGGACGGCTCGCCGGGGGAATCGCCCACGACTTCAACAACCTGCTCACCGTCATCAACGGCACGGCCGCGCTCGCCTCAATGGGTTTGGCGGGCGACGATCCGCTGCGGCTGGACCTGCAGGAAATCGGTCGAGCCGGCGAACGGGCCGCGGCGCTGACCCGGCAACTGCTGGCCTTCAGCCACATGCAGGTGATGCAGCCAATAGTGATGAACCTGGGCGCCGCCGTCGCGGACCTGCGCAGGATGCTCCAACGTCTGATCGGTGAAGACGTCGATCTCATTCTGAAGCCGGGGCCTGGGATGGGCTGTGTCCGGGCGGATCCCGGGCAGATCGAGCAGGTGATCATGAACCTGGTCGTCAATGCCCGGGCTGCCATGCCCACCGGCGGCTCGCTGACGATTGAGACGCGGAGCGTTGACCTTGACGAAGCCTTCGCGGCGAACCATCCGCCGATCCAACCGGGACCGCACGTACTGTTGGCGGTCAGCGACACCGGCGTTGGAATGGACGAGGCAACGCGCGACCGGATTTTCGAGCCGTTCTTCACGACCAAGCCGCTGGGCCAGGGCACGGGGCTCGGCCTGGCCACGGTGCGCGGCATCGTCACACAGAGCCGCGGCAGCATCTGGGTGGACACCGAACTCGGCAGGGGAACACGTTTCGAGATCTATCTGCCGCGGATCGACGAGGCGCCATCCGTGGTTCGCCCGGCGCGAACGCGCGTCGTCGCTGGAGGCACGGAGACCATCCTGATCGTCGAGGACGATCTGGCGCTTCGCCATCTGGCCACGCGCATGATTCAGGCGGCCGGGTACACGGTGCTGACAGCGAGTAACGGCGAGGAAGCCCTGCTGCGGATGGAGCGTCACCGTGAACCCGTGCATCTGATGCTGACTGACATGGTAATGCCGGGAATTCACGGCTCGGAACTCGCAACGCGCCTGGCTGAGACGCGTCCCGAGATCAAGGTCCTCTATATGTCCGGGTACACCGACGACGCCGTCGCGCGCCATGGTGCGCTCGGCAGTGCCATCCACTTCATCGCCAAGCCGTTCACGGCCGGGAATCTGACACTCAAGATGCGGGAAATGCTTGACGGATAG
- the asnS gene encoding asparagine--tRNA ligase, protein MKHEGTVAYIEDIARHDGQQVVIRGWLHNRRSSGKIHFLTIRDGSGFIQGVMSKASVDEATFLAADHLTQETSLIVSGTVRADRRAPGGYELDVSSLEIVGASVDYPITPKEHGVDFLLDRRHLWIRAERQHAILRVRAEVIAAVRSFFDDRGFILADTPIFTPAACEGTTTLFPVQYFDDVTAYLTQSGQLYNEANAMALGRVYCFGPTFRAEKSKTRRHLTEFWMVEPEVAFATLDDVIELAEDLVVYVVGRVLDRRRLELTKLERDISKLERVGKPFPRISYDEAVKMLNDKGQPFEWGGDFGAPDETILANSFDRPVAVHRYPSQVKAFYMEPDPQRPDVALCVDVLAPEGYGEIIGGSQRVADYDLLLKRIHDHKLPPEAFEWYLDLRRFGTVPHGGFGMGIERVVSWICGLDHLREAIPYARMIHRLYP, encoded by the coding sequence ATGAAGCACGAAGGCACCGTTGCGTACATCGAGGACATCGCCCGGCACGACGGGCAGCAGGTCGTCATCCGCGGCTGGCTGCACAACCGCCGCTCGAGCGGCAAGATCCACTTCCTCACGATCCGCGACGGGAGCGGCTTCATCCAGGGCGTGATGTCGAAGGCGTCGGTCGACGAGGCGACGTTCCTGGCTGCCGATCACCTGACCCAGGAGACCTCGCTGATCGTCTCGGGCACGGTTCGAGCCGACAGGCGCGCGCCAGGCGGCTATGAACTCGACGTGTCGTCGCTGGAGATTGTCGGCGCCTCGGTCGACTATCCCATCACGCCGAAAGAGCATGGCGTCGACTTCCTGCTGGACCGGCGCCATCTGTGGATCCGCGCCGAGCGGCAACACGCGATCCTGCGTGTGCGCGCGGAGGTGATTGCGGCGGTGCGGAGCTTCTTCGACGACCGTGGATTCATTCTGGCCGACACGCCGATTTTTACGCCGGCGGCCTGCGAGGGGACGACGACGCTCTTTCCGGTCCAGTACTTCGACGATGTCACGGCGTATCTGACGCAAAGCGGACAGCTCTACAACGAAGCCAACGCCATGGCGCTCGGCCGCGTGTACTGTTTCGGCCCCACGTTCCGCGCCGAGAAATCCAAGACCCGCCGGCACCTCACAGAGTTCTGGATGGTCGAGCCCGAGGTGGCCTTCGCCACGCTCGACGACGTCATCGAACTGGCCGAAGACCTCGTCGTCTACGTGGTGGGCCGGGTGCTGGATCGCCGGCGACTCGAGTTGACGAAGCTCGAGCGCGACATCTCGAAACTGGAGCGGGTCGGCAAGCCGTTCCCGCGTATTAGTTATGACGAAGCGGTCAAGATGCTGAACGACAAAGGCCAGCCGTTCGAGTGGGGCGGCGATTTCGGAGCGCCAGACGAGACGATCCTGGCCAACAGTTTCGATCGGCCCGTGGCGGTGCATCGGTACCCCTCACAGGTGAAGGCGTTCTACATGGAGCCCGATCCGCAGCGGCCCGACGTCGCCCTCTGCGTGGACGTGCTCGCGCCGGAAGGGTACGGCGAGATCATTGGCGGGAGCCAGCGTGTCGCCGATTACGACCTGCTGCTCAAGCGCATCCACGATCACAAGCTGCCGCCCGAAGCGTTCGAGTGGTACCTCGATCTGCGCCGCTTCGGCACGGTGCCGCATGGCGGTTTCGGTATGGGCATCGAGCGGGTCGTCAGCTGGATCTGCGGGCTCGATCACCTGCGCGAAGCCATCCCGTACGCCCGGATGATCCATCGGCTGTACCCTTGA